A genomic window from Sulfurospirillum multivorans DSM 12446 includes:
- a CDS encoding LexA family transcriptional regulator: MPNILAVLHKVKDILSQELGERKVFDKDVAEALGINQLTLATMKNRAKIPYKEILEFCAKRKISINWLLFDQVVESLQVETDKFARVHYFRDIYASAGGGALNEDEEGEMMYLDEEIVEKLGGLGMIKHIQAINVLGDSMEPTLFSGDVVFINKEYTNALKSGIYVVSTPVGLFIKRLQLHANGAVALVSDNEAYAPELINAEDVQVLGKVVGKLSSNI, translated from the coding sequence ATGCCAAATATTTTAGCGGTTTTGCATAAAGTGAAGGATATTCTCTCCCAAGAGTTGGGTGAACGTAAAGTATTTGATAAGGATGTGGCGGAAGCTTTAGGGATCAATCAGCTGACCCTTGCGACGATGAAAAATCGTGCCAAAATTCCTTATAAAGAGATTCTTGAATTTTGTGCGAAACGTAAAATCTCTATTAACTGGCTTTTGTTTGACCAAGTCGTCGAGAGTTTGCAAGTAGAGACCGATAAATTTGCGCGGGTGCATTATTTTAGAGATATTTATGCTTCGGCAGGTGGTGGAGCGCTGAATGAAGACGAAGAAGGCGAGATGATGTACCTTGATGAGGAGATCGTTGAAAAGCTCGGTGGACTTGGGATGATTAAGCACATTCAAGCCATCAATGTTTTGGGCGATTCGATGGAGCCAACACTGTTTAGTGGGGATGTAGTGTTCATCAACAAAGAGTACACCAATGCTTTAAAATCAGGTATTTACGTGGTCTCTACGCCTGTAGGATTGTTTATCAAACGCCTTCAACTGCATGCCAATGGCGCCGTAGCCTTGGTGTCAGATAACGAAGCGTATGCCCCTGAACTGATCAATGCAGAAGATGTTCAAGTGCTTGGCAAAGTGGTTGGAAAGCTCTCTTCTAATATTTAA
- a CDS encoding DedA family protein has protein sequence MEDILSSLSTYGYIILFLYSFGGGMVAIIAAGVLCYAGKMDLSTSIAVAALANIIGSSFLFYMGRYNKKALMPYFKDHKRKLALSHILMRKYGDKIIFIQKFIYGLKTLVPMTIGLTKYPQTKFHILNTISACVWALVLGVGSYMAGELLMRIAAYFSDNAFLAPLILLSIIGLIWFYFQSATKKRR, from the coding sequence GTGGAAGATATTTTAAGTTCCCTCTCGACGTATGGATACATCATCCTTTTTCTCTACTCTTTTGGTGGCGGCATGGTCGCCATCATTGCCGCAGGTGTGCTCTGCTATGCCGGTAAGATGGATCTGAGTACGTCCATCGCAGTCGCAGCGTTGGCAAATATCATTGGTAGCTCCTTTTTATTTTACATGGGGCGCTACAACAAAAAAGCATTAATGCCGTATTTTAAAGATCATAAACGCAAATTAGCCCTGAGCCATATTTTGATGCGAAAGTATGGCGACAAGATCATTTTTATTCAGAAATTTATTTATGGGCTTAAAACGTTGGTACCGATGACCATTGGTTTGACCAAGTATCCCCAAACAAAATTTCATATCCTCAACACCATTTCAGCGTGTGTTTGGGCGCTGGTTTTAGGGGTAGGTAGTTACATGGCAGGTGAGCTTTTGATGCGCATTGCTGCCTATTTTTCGGACAATGCCTTTTTAGCACCTTTGATTTTACTCTCCATCATTGGGCTTATCTGGTTTTATTTCCAATCCGCCACAAAAAAGAGGCGTTAA
- a CDS encoding lipid-binding SYLF domain-containing protein — protein MKKIWFSLMIGLLMTTTLFASAEEKLLDSSNALKNMIRDSKIKIPQKVLERAQAIAIFPGTIEISMFLGGKTGNGVMVVRKSDGSWSYPFFVKLGGAGLGFQLGVEKKDILMIFQSKDSVKKLMNNKITLGADASVAAGPAGESASRGSEADFKSEIYTYTKTQGAFVGVSIDGSVMNHDYDQNIELYGNNITPEQIVESDGLVSSYAVEDFLKAIQKLTN, from the coding sequence ATGAAAAAAATATGGTTTAGTCTTATGATAGGTCTTTTAATGACCACAACACTCTTTGCATCAGCAGAAGAAAAATTGCTAGATTCATCCAATGCGCTTAAAAATATGATACGTGATTCTAAAATTAAGATTCCACAAAAGGTGCTTGAGCGTGCCCAGGCCATTGCCATTTTCCCAGGAACGATTGAGATTAGCATGTTTCTAGGCGGTAAAACGGGCAACGGTGTGATGGTTGTGCGCAAAAGTGATGGTTCGTGGAGCTATCCGTTCTTTGTCAAACTTGGGGGTGCAGGGCTTGGTTTTCAGCTAGGTGTTGAGAAGAAAGATATTTTGATGATTTTCCAAAGCAAAGACAGTGTCAAAAAACTGATGAACAACAAAATTACCCTAGGAGCGGATGCTTCCGTTGCGGCAGGTCCTGCGGGAGAGAGTGCGAGTCGAGGAAGTGAAGCTGACTTCAAATCTGAGATCTATACCTATACCAAGACACAAGGGGCATTCGTGGGTGTTTCCATTGATGGTTCTGTAATGAATCATGACTATGATCAAAATATCGAGCTGTATGGCAACAACATCACCCCTGAGCAAATTGTAGAATCAGATGGTTTGGTCTCTTCGTATGCGGTTGAGGATTTCCTCAAAGCAATACAAAAGCTTACAAACTAA
- a CDS encoding peptidylprolyl isomerase, protein MSALKTYDYTKEQLAAFQYAIIKMEKGDIIIKLNPEETPIAVANFATLANDKFYDGLIFHRVIKNFMAQGGCPSGRGTGGPGWNIACECKGQKSKHKRGSLSMAHAGPNTGGSQFFICFVDCPHLDGVHTVFGAIAKDDKESFKVLDSIAQNDAMITIEIKETL, encoded by the coding sequence ATGAGCGCGCTCAAAACCTATGACTACACAAAAGAGCAATTGGCTGCTTTTCAATACGCTATTATCAAGATGGAAAAAGGCGATATTATCATCAAGCTCAATCCTGAAGAGACTCCTATAGCAGTTGCCAACTTTGCAACGCTTGCCAATGACAAATTCTACGATGGACTTATTTTCCACCGTGTGATCAAAAACTTTATGGCACAAGGCGGTTGTCCAAGCGGTCGCGGAACCGGAGGGCCGGGTTGGAACATCGCATGCGAATGCAAAGGTCAAAAAAGCAAACACAAACGAGGATCTCTTTCTATGGCACATGCAGGTCCTAACACTGGCGGAAGTCAGTTCTTCATCTGCTTTGTGGATTGTCCTCATTTAGATGGCGTTCACACCGTTTTTGGTGCCATTGCAAAAGATGACAAAGAGAGCTTCAAAGTGCTTGATAGCATCGCACAAAACGATGCAATGATCACCATCGAGATCAAAGAAACACTTTAA
- a CDS encoding bile acid:sodium symporter family protein → MIHRINALFPLWAILFSLVAYNMPTLFVPLKGSITPLLIAIMFFMGVTLRLEDFARVLKAPKAILLTVVLQFFIMPLVALLISKAFHFSTELMVGMVLVGAVSGGTASNVMTYLAKGDVALSITMTLTSTLLSVVVTPFLTLLYVGQSVPVPATDMLLSIAQIVLAPVVLGVVVNYFLQATIKRYEPYLATFSMVAIVFIIAIVVALNQGRIANIAFLTVLGIMLHNLTGLASGYYAAKWLGYSHAICKTIAIEVGMQNSGLAVALAMKYFTPLSALPGAIFSVWHNISGAVLAGYWSRQK, encoded by the coding sequence ATGATTCATCGTATCAATGCACTCTTCCCTCTTTGGGCTATTCTTTTTTCGCTGGTAGCGTATAATATGCCAACGCTTTTTGTACCGCTGAAAGGCTCCATTACACCTTTGCTGATTGCGATTATGTTTTTTATGGGTGTGACCCTTCGTTTGGAAGATTTTGCACGTGTCCTTAAAGCACCTAAAGCGATTCTTTTAACCGTAGTTTTACAATTTTTCATTATGCCACTTGTTGCACTCTTGATCTCAAAAGCGTTTCATTTTTCAACCGAACTCATGGTGGGAATGGTACTCGTAGGTGCTGTTTCTGGAGGTACGGCTTCGAATGTTATGACCTATCTTGCCAAAGGCGATGTCGCACTTTCCATTACCATGACGCTCACATCAACCTTGCTCTCCGTGGTCGTCACACCTTTTTTAACCCTTTTGTACGTGGGACAAAGTGTTCCTGTTCCTGCAACGGATATGCTTTTAAGCATTGCACAAATTGTCCTTGCACCTGTTGTTTTGGGCGTGGTTGTAAACTATTTTTTACAGGCAACAATTAAACGGTATGAGCCTTACTTGGCAACGTTTTCGATGGTTGCGATTGTGTTTATTATTGCGATTGTTGTCGCACTCAACCAAGGGCGCATTGCAAATATTGCGTTTTTAACGGTTCTTGGCATCATGCTTCATAACCTCACAGGGCTGGCAAGTGGTTATTATGCTGCAAAATGGTTGGGATACAGTCATGCGATTTGTAAAACAATTGCGATTGAAGTCGGTATGCAAAACTCTGGTTTAGCAGTCGCACTCGCTATGAAATATTTCACACCACTGAGCGCACTGCCTGGCGCCATTTTCAGTGTTTGGCACAACATCTCTGGGGCTGTACTTGCAGGGTATTGGTCAAGGCAAAAATAG